A single genomic interval of Orcinus orca chromosome 19, mOrcOrc1.1, whole genome shotgun sequence harbors:
- the GAS2L2 gene encoding GAS2-like protein 2, whose amino-acid sequence MAQPGVGRRRPGTLRPPVSSIRPFKSSEQYLEAMKEDLAEWLRDLYGLDIDAANFLQALETGLALCQHANAVTEAALAFLAEAPAGAQSIPLPRAGVSCNGAAQPGTFQARDNISNFIQWCRKEMGIQEVLMFETDDLVLRKNVKNVVLCLLELGRRARRFGVAAPSLVRLEEDIDQELRLELALPPPDPPPPPEPPTRPPCHFRNLDQLVQSLVSRCTCPVQFSMVKVSEGKYRVGDSNTLIFIRILRNHVMVRVGGGWDTLGHYLDKHDPCRCTSLSHKTGSFLKPPVPLVQHEVRVHDGPSQPQPTMTISRSQSPLPSVDWKTYTSSGRKQRPPAASSPTPHRERRAGAGILRETAPFPRCQEKSLAPCWRQLPDGDSPPSPQSSPTPRGRGTQCTSSGKREDRYPPELPRRRTPTSWVHEQTDSWETRARTPIPQGLQAPEATTTGTPAGGASPLPCSSSPAKPVGPRPPPGDEAEGASSQLRETASVHSPSPVKGPTKILVRLPPACPPTLGRSFPGTASGGPRTELGRGPIPLRAVTGDLSGSRHGDCSVEERQEDQKLDVQVTAEAGEPWGLGPQHQEGRCTPLPSGGIKEQAIHHSLGEQLLASMKLLEVAAVCPQGAASGVVPRSGVYVPSLGGRWPEPGGPYDKVIQELAQGPPPLLKVDLGAWKAAPTGCPKPAVSAGPGSPKRKLGAEESGLRTKASPSAKGAGTTKVPAQRRQDCSAPAVSATPESSTPSPSAPSSDKAKACPGKGKRTLRKPWRVPSIYKLKLRHRIRPRRDHRPEKQPSRIPKPLTCLHLGPAKAPPRGRLVRAVLGSNGGKAALGAGASLGEKEEGEERKGPAAPLESSSPPLEGPQQLDQAPASPEEESWV is encoded by the exons ATGGCCCAGCCTGGGGTTGGTAGGAGGAGGCCTGGGACCCTGAGGCCTCCGGTGAGCAGCATCCGGCCCTTTAAGTCCAGCGAGCAGTACCTGGAAGCCATGAAGGAGGACCTGGCCGAGTGGCTTCGGGATCTCTACGGGCTGGACATCGACGCGGCTAACTTCCTGCAGGCGCTGGAGACGGGCCTGGCGCTGTGCCAGCATGCCAACGCCGTCACTGAGGCCGCCCTGGCCTTCCTGGCTGAGGCACCTGCCGGAGCCCAAAGCATCCCCCTGCCCCGGGCCGGGGTTTCCTGCAATGGGGCCGCCCAGCCAGGCACCTTCCAGGCCCGGGACAACATCTCCAACTTCATCCAATGGTGCCGCAAGGAGATGGGTATCCAAG AGGTGCTGATGTTCGAGACGGATGACCTGGTTCTGCGCAAGAACGTGAAGAACGTGGTGTTGTGCCTGCTGGAGCTGGGCCGCCGGGCCCGGCGCTTCGGCGTCGCGGCGCCCAGCCTGGTGCGGCTGGAGGAGGACATCGACCAGGAACTGCGGCTGGAGCTGGCCCTGCCCCCGCCCGACCCCCCGCCGCCGCCCGAGCCCCCCACGCGCCCGCCCTGCCACTTCCGCAACCTGGACCAGTTG GTTCAGAGCCTGGTGAGCCGCTGCACGTGCCCGGTTCAGTTCTCCATGGTCAAGGTGTCCGAGGGGAAGTACCGCGTGGGAGACTCCAACACCCTCATCTTCATCCGG atCCTCCGGAACCACGTGATGGTGCGTGTGGGGGGCGGCTGGGACACACTCGGTCACTATCTGGACAAACATGACCCCTGCCGGTGCACATCCCTCT CACACAAGACGGGCAGCTTCCTGAAGCCCCCTGTCCCACTGGTGCAGCATGAAGTGAGGGTACACGATGGGCCCTCACAACCCCAGCCTACGATGACCATCAGCCGCTCCCAGAGCCCCCTGCCCTCCGTGGACTGGAAGACATACACCTCTTCAGGTCGAAAGCAGAGGCCCCCTGCCGCCTCCTCCCCTACACCCCACCGTGAACGGAGAGCAGGGGCAGGGATCCTCAGAGAGACAGCACCATTCCCGAG GTGCCAGGAGAAGTCACTCGCCCCGTGTTGGAGGCAGCTGCCAGATGGGGACAGCCCCCCGAGCCCCCAGTCCTCACCTACTCCCAGGGGCCGAGGCACACAGTGCACCTCCTCAGGGAAGAGGGAGGACAGATACCCCCCTGAACTCCCCAGGAGAAGGACTCCCACATCTTGGGTTCATGAGCAGACAGACAGCTGGGAAACTCGTGCCAGGACCCCCATCCCCCAGGGACTCCAAGCCCCTGAGGCCACTACCACAGGGACACCAGCAGGAGGAGCATCTCCCCTGCCTTGTTCCTCCAGCCCAGCCAAGCCTGTGGGCCCCAGGCCACCACCCGGGGATGAGGCCGAGGGTGCCTCCTCCCAGCTTAGGGAGACAGCATCTGTCCATTCTCCATCCCCTGTTAAAGGACCCACCAAGATCCTGGTCCGGTTGCCCCCAGCTTGCCCCCCGACTCTGGGAAGAAGCTTTCCAGGGACTGCAAGTGGAGGTCCCAGGACAGAACTGGGGAGAGGGCCCATTCCATTAAGGGCCGTCACTGGGGACCTGTCTGGGTCCAGACATGGGGACTGCTCTGTGGAAGAGAGGCAAGAGGACCAGAAGCTGGATGTCCAGGTGACAGCAGAGGCCGGAGAGCCCTGGGGCCTGGGCCCACAGCACCAGGAGGGGAGGTGCACTCCCCTGCCCTCGGGTGGGATCAAGGAGCAAGCCATCCACCACAGCCTTGGGGAGCAGCTTTTGGCCAGCATGAAGCTGCTAGAGGTGGCTGCTGTCTGCCCCCAGGGCGCAGCGTCTGGAGTCGTTCCTCGCAGTGGAGTCTACGTGCCCAGTCTGGGTGGGCGGTGGCCTGAGCCTGGGGGTCCTTATGACAAAGTCATCCAAGAACTGGCTCagggccccccacccctccttaaGGTGGACCTGGGAGCCTGGAAGGCAGCCCCTACAGGCTGCCCTAAGCCGGCTGTAAGTGCAGGCCCAGGAAGCCCAAAACGGAAACTGGGAGCCGAAGAGAGTGGGCTGAGGACAAAAGCAAGCCCAAGTGCCAAGGGTGCCGGGACAACGAAGGTCCCGGCTCAAAGGCGGCAGGACTGCTCAGCCCCTGCTGTGTCTGCCACCCCAGAGTCCTCCACACCTTCGCCCTCCGCCCCCAGTTCTGATAAAGCCAAGGCATGTCCAGGCAAGGGCAAGAGAACACTCCGGAAGCCCTGGAGAGTCCCATCCATCTACAAGCTGAAGCTCAGGCACAGGATTCGGCCCCGGAGAGACCACAGGCCCGAGAAGCAGCCTTCACGAATCCCCAAGCCGTTGACCTGCCTCCACCTGGGTCCAGCCAAGGCACCCCCCAGGGGCAGGCTGGTGAGAGCAGTGCTGGGCAGCAATGGAGGGAAGGCAGCCCTGGGGGCTGGAGCCTCgttgggggagaaggaggagggagaggagaggaaggggccaGCTGCACCCCTGGAGAGCAGCTCCCCACCTTTGGAGGGGCCTCAGCAGCTTGATCAAGCCCCCGCCTCACCTGAGGAGGAGTCTTGGGTGTGA
- the RASL10B gene encoding ras-like protein family member 10B isoform X2: MVSTYRVAVLGARGVGKSAIVRQFLYNEFSEVCVPTTARRLYLPAVVMNGHVHDLQILDFPPISAFPVNTLQEWADACCRGLRSVHAYILVYDICCFDSFEYVKTIRQQILETRVIGTSETPIIIVGNKRDLQRGRVIPRWNVSHLVRKTWKCGYVECSAKYNWHILLLFSELLKSVGCARCKHVHAALRFQGALRRNRCAIM, from the exons ATGGTCTCCACCTACCGGGTGGCCGTGCTGGGGGCGCGAGGCGTGGGCAAGAGTGCCATCGTGCGCCAGTTCCTGTACAACGAGTTCAGCGAGGTCTGCGTGCCCACCACCGCCCGCCGCCTCTACCTGCCTGCTGTCGTCATGAACGGCCACGTGCACGACCTCCAGATCCTCgacttcccgcccatcagcgccTTCCCTGTCAATACGCTGCAg GAGTGGGCAGACGCCTGCTGCAGGGGACTCCGGAGCGTCCACGCCTACATCCTGGTCTACGACATCTGCTGCTTTGACAGCTTTGAGTACGTCAAGACCATCCGCCAGCAGATCCTAGAGACGAG GGTGATCGGCACCTCGGAGACGCCCATCATCATCGTGGGCAACAAGAGGGACCTGCAGCGCGGACGCGTGATCCCGCGCTGGAACGTGTCACACCTGGTGCGCAAGACCTGGAAGTGCGGCTACGTGGAGTGCTCGGCCAAGTACAACTGGCACATCCTGCTGCTCTTCAGCGAGCTGCTCAAGAGCGTCGGCTGCGCACGCTGCAAGCACGTGCACGCCGCCCTGCGCTTCCAGGGCGCGCTGCGCCGCAACCGCTGCGCCATCATGTGA
- the RASL10B gene encoding ras-like protein family member 10B isoform X1: MVSTYRVAVLGARGVGKSAIVRQFLYNEFSEVCVPTTARRLYLPAVVMNGHVHDLQILDFPPISAFPVNTLQEWADACCRGLRSVHAYILVYDICCFDSFEYVKTIRQQILETSRVIGTSETPIIIVGNKRDLQRGRVIPRWNVSHLVRKTWKCGYVECSAKYNWHILLLFSELLKSVGCARCKHVHAALRFQGALRRNRCAIM; this comes from the exons ATGGTCTCCACCTACCGGGTGGCCGTGCTGGGGGCGCGAGGCGTGGGCAAGAGTGCCATCGTGCGCCAGTTCCTGTACAACGAGTTCAGCGAGGTCTGCGTGCCCACCACCGCCCGCCGCCTCTACCTGCCTGCTGTCGTCATGAACGGCCACGTGCACGACCTCCAGATCCTCgacttcccgcccatcagcgccTTCCCTGTCAATACGCTGCAg GAGTGGGCAGACGCCTGCTGCAGGGGACTCCGGAGCGTCCACGCCTACATCCTGGTCTACGACATCTGCTGCTTTGACAGCTTTGAGTACGTCAAGACCATCCGCCAGCAGATCCTAGAGACGAG CAGGGTGATCGGCACCTCGGAGACGCCCATCATCATCGTGGGCAACAAGAGGGACCTGCAGCGCGGACGCGTGATCCCGCGCTGGAACGTGTCACACCTGGTGCGCAAGACCTGGAAGTGCGGCTACGTGGAGTGCTCGGCCAAGTACAACTGGCACATCCTGCTGCTCTTCAGCGAGCTGCTCAAGAGCGTCGGCTGCGCACGCTGCAAGCACGTGCACGCCGCCCTGCGCTTCCAGGGCGCGCTGCGCCGCAACCGCTGCGCCATCATGTGA